DNA sequence from the Thiosulfativibrio zosterae genome:
CCACGGAGCTTTTTTGAGCCAAATCTGCCGTTATTTTAACCAGGCCTGCCTCAATGTCGACCTCTACTTGGTGTATTTCGGGGTTGGACAGCAACTTGGTTTTGATACTGTTAGCGCAACCGCCACACTTAATATTTTCTACCGCAACTTCAAAATAAGAGGTCATTTATTTTTCCTTTGATGGCTTTGGCTTGACTTAAAGGTAAGAGTTTCATTTTAACAGTGAATTTCGAGTAACTAAACTATTTGAGTTTCTAATCCAAATAAAACGCATCCTCAGACATTACGCATGACATTAGGCATCATAAATGCTTATAATTGATTCACAAGAATGGATCGGCTTTTCAATTTCAAGAGACTGACTTACATGCCAAACAATCAAAGACAATACGAACGCGTATCTACCTCGCAACCCACCATTATTTTGCATCATCAACATGAAGACACCGGCAAAATGATTGATATTTCTGCCCAAGGTTCTGGGGTGATTGCCAATGCCCCAGTGCTTGAAGGTGAAAATGTAAAACTAAAATTCACGCTCCCCACCCATGCCATTCACTCGCCATTCGAAATATCTGGCAA
Encoded proteins:
- a CDS encoding heavy-metal-associated domain-containing protein, coding for MTSYFEVAVENIKCGGCANSIKTKLLSNPEIHQVEVDIEAGLVKITADLAQKSSVVAALAQMGYPEVGSVEGLKSVGAKAKSFVSCAIGRMSEDKDSGDKA
- a CDS encoding PilZ domain-containing protein codes for the protein MPNNQRQYERVSTSQPTIILHHQHEDTGKMIDISAQGSGVIANAPVLEGENVKLKFTLPTHAIHSPFEISGKVVHSNKVRQQYLVGIVFDTINPSYESAIREFISNHHSMRD